One window from the genome of Enterococcus haemoperoxidus ATCC BAA-382 encodes:
- a CDS encoding carboxypeptidase M32, producing MKEQEFLNEIKEIQLLNQAIGLLEWDSQTGMPEASSPFRGESVGYISGMAFERSVGPKVQEALAYFETHSDELSEVGLAVYKKVKEDYELNHSIPAERMQAYNTALTNAHTAWLQARKTKNFAEMKNEIQLIIDFLKEFIPYWKKDEATNYDVLLNQYEPDLTVEKLDQIFAQVKTGIMEIRETVAEKGIVPRTDFLSREVSKEQQRTFVSGVAEQLGYDFSRGRLDDTVHPFMLALNRNDARITTRWDETDFTMATFGIIHEAGHGIYEQSIDPKYDYTPLSTGASMGIHESQSLFNEIIIGSNKQFWKKQFPFFKECTEGTFDDIDFETFYDSLKETKASLVRIEADSLTYPLHIIIRYEIEKMIFNEDVSVDDLPQIWNDKYEEYLGIRPENDLEGIVQDVHWSGGSFGYFPSYALGYMYAAQLRHAMGKEIDVDTVLASDDYSSIKNWLTEHIHQYGASRKPNQLILDATGEALNPHYLIDYMKSIYYDVYKIKE from the coding sequence ATGAAAGAACAAGAATTTTTAAACGAAATTAAAGAGATCCAACTATTAAATCAAGCGATTGGCTTATTAGAATGGGATAGTCAAACCGGCATGCCAGAAGCTAGCAGTCCTTTCCGTGGAGAATCTGTTGGATATATCTCAGGGATGGCTTTCGAACGAAGTGTAGGGCCTAAAGTTCAAGAAGCGTTAGCTTATTTCGAGACACATTCTGATGAATTATCAGAAGTTGGATTAGCAGTCTACAAAAAAGTGAAGGAAGACTATGAGCTAAATCACAGTATCCCGGCAGAAAGAATGCAAGCATATAACACAGCATTGACTAACGCTCATACAGCATGGTTGCAAGCTAGAAAAACGAAAAACTTTGCTGAAATGAAAAATGAAATCCAACTAATTATTGATTTTTTAAAGGAATTTATTCCTTATTGGAAAAAAGATGAAGCCACAAATTATGATGTTTTACTAAACCAATATGAGCCAGATTTGACTGTTGAAAAATTAGATCAAATTTTTGCTCAGGTGAAAACGGGCATTATGGAAATCAGAGAAACAGTTGCTGAGAAAGGTATTGTTCCACGTACAGATTTCTTATCTAGAGAAGTTTCAAAAGAACAACAGAGGACCTTTGTATCAGGAGTTGCAGAGCAATTAGGATATGATTTTTCACGTGGGCGTTTAGATGATACTGTCCATCCGTTCATGTTGGCGTTAAATCGTAATGATGCACGAATTACGACTCGTTGGGATGAAACAGATTTCACTATGGCAACTTTTGGTATCATTCATGAAGCAGGTCATGGAATTTATGAGCAAAGTATCGATCCAAAATATGATTATACGCCACTTTCAACAGGAGCATCGATGGGAATCCATGAGTCTCAATCATTATTTAACGAAATTATTATCGGCAGTAATAAACAGTTTTGGAAAAAACAATTTCCGTTTTTTAAAGAATGCACTGAAGGTACATTTGATGATATTGATTTTGAGACCTTTTATGATTCTCTAAAAGAAACAAAAGCTAGTTTAGTGCGTATTGAAGCGGATAGTTTAACGTATCCACTTCATATTATTATTCGTTATGAAATTGAAAAGATGATTTTTAATGAGGACGTTTCAGTCGATGATCTACCTCAAATTTGGAATGACAAATATGAGGAATATTTAGGGATTCGACCAGAGAATGATTTAGAAGGGATTGTACAGGATGTTCATTGGTCTGGGGGGAGTTTTGGCTATTTCCCATCTTATGCATTAGGGTATATGTACGCAGCTCAGCTACGTCATGCAATGGGCAAAGAAATTGACGTAGATACTGTTTTAGCAAGTGATGATTACTCTTCTATTAAAAACTGGTTAACAGAGCACATCCACCAATATGGCGCATCAAGAAAGCCTAACCAATTGATTTTAGATGCGACTGGAGAAGCATTGAATCCGCACTATCTAATTGATTATATGAAATCTATTTATTATGATGTATATAAAATCAAAGAATAA
- a CDS encoding DnaD domain protein: MLSINEYLKAGETTVSNLVIENYQKIGLTDEEFLFWLQLFRSQVKGDLFPDLAEISQIMGKSIDVIYKLMNQLVSRGFLIIETKQNDQGQMMDTYDLLPIFEKIDLLQQKQTEKQKEMTSEETIKQLYQGFEKEFGRQLSPIELEMIGQWLETDHYQPELIRLALREAVLNQAYSLKYIDRILLAWERKNITTKEQVAEDQKRRKQALIQKEIEEQGAQSEPIPKVTLHNWLNPEDSE, encoded by the coding sequence ATGTTATCAATCAATGAATACCTGAAAGCCGGTGAAACGACTGTCTCCAATTTGGTCATTGAGAATTATCAAAAAATTGGTTTGACAGATGAAGAATTTTTGTTTTGGCTGCAGTTGTTCCGTTCCCAAGTAAAAGGTGATTTATTTCCTGATTTAGCTGAAATCAGTCAAATAATGGGGAAATCAATCGATGTTATTTATAAATTGATGAATCAACTCGTTTCACGCGGATTTTTGATCATTGAAACAAAACAAAATGATCAAGGTCAAATGATGGATACATACGATTTATTGCCAATATTTGAAAAAATTGATCTTTTACAACAAAAGCAAACGGAAAAACAAAAAGAAATGACATCAGAAGAAACAATCAAACAGCTTTATCAAGGATTTGAAAAAGAGTTTGGTCGCCAATTATCTCCAATCGAGTTAGAGATGATTGGTCAGTGGTTAGAAACAGATCACTACCAACCAGAACTTATCCGACTGGCATTAAGAGAAGCTGTGTTAAATCAAGCCTATAGCTTAAAATATATCGATCGGATTTTATTGGCCTGGGAGCGTAAGAATATTACGACGAAAGAGCAAGTAGCTGAAGATCAAAAACGTCGAAAACAGGCGCTGATCCAAAAAGAAATTGAAGAACAAGGAGCTCAAAGTGAGCCGATTCCCAAAGTTACTTTACACAATTGGCTTAATCCAGAAGATAGTGAGTAG
- a CDS encoding THUMP domain-containing class I SAM-dependent RNA methyltransferase produces the protein MTKEKTFKLVATAASGLEALVGKELRDLGIPCEVENGKALFEGTMETIATANLWLRTADRIKIIVGEFDAFSFDELFEKVKALPWEDYLPMDAEFPVAGKSIKSKLYSTPDCQSITKKAIVNRLREVYHRPATVPLAETGAFFQLEVALLKDHVTVTIDTTGPSLFKRGYRIEKGGAPLKENMAAALVTLTNWRKDRPFYDPVCGSGTICIEAALIGHNIAPGFNREFVCETWDWFDSAIFEKVRKEADEKADYDIKLDIMGSDINGKMIEIAKANAEEIGLGDSITFKQLALRDFTTEKEYGVMVANPPYGERLGEEESVRKLYKEMGEVFRPLKTWSKYILTSDLTFEQYYGARATKKRKLYNGALRTDLFQYWGERPPRKPREE, from the coding sequence ATGACAAAAGAAAAAACATTTAAACTTGTTGCAACGGCAGCAAGTGGTTTAGAGGCATTAGTAGGTAAAGAATTACGTGATTTAGGAATTCCTTGTGAAGTGGAAAATGGTAAAGCTTTGTTTGAAGGGACAATGGAGACAATCGCGACAGCTAACTTATGGTTAAGAACAGCCGATCGTATTAAAATCATTGTTGGTGAATTTGATGCGTTTAGCTTCGATGAATTATTTGAAAAAGTCAAGGCGTTGCCTTGGGAAGATTATTTGCCGATGGATGCAGAATTTCCAGTAGCTGGAAAATCAATTAAATCTAAATTGTACAGCACACCAGATTGTCAATCAATCACTAAAAAAGCAATTGTTAATCGTTTAAGAGAAGTATATCATCGCCCAGCAACAGTACCTTTGGCTGAAACAGGTGCCTTTTTCCAATTAGAAGTTGCTCTTTTAAAAGATCATGTAACGGTAACAATCGATACGACTGGGCCAAGTTTATTTAAACGTGGCTATCGTATTGAAAAAGGTGGAGCGCCTTTAAAAGAAAATATGGCAGCGGCTTTAGTAACTTTAACGAATTGGCGCAAAGATCGTCCGTTTTATGATCCGGTTTGTGGATCGGGTACGATTTGTATTGAAGCAGCTTTGATCGGTCATAATATTGCACCAGGCTTTAACCGTGAATTTGTCTGTGAAACGTGGGATTGGTTTGATTCTGCTATTTTTGAAAAAGTCCGTAAAGAAGCAGATGAGAAGGCAGATTATGATATCAAATTAGATATTATGGGATCAGATATCAACGGAAAAATGATTGAGATCGCTAAAGCAAATGCCGAAGAAATTGGGTTAGGTGATTCTATCACATTTAAACAACTAGCTTTACGCGACTTTACGACAGAAAAAGAATATGGCGTAATGGTTGCAAATCCGCCTTATGGGGAACGTTTAGGTGAAGAAGAATCTGTGCGCAAATTATACAAAGAGATGGGCGAAGTTTTCCGTCCACTTAAAACTTGGAGTAAATACATTTTAACGAGTGATTTAACGTTTGAGCAATATTATGGTGCAAGAGCTACAAAGAAAAGAAAATTATACAACGGGGCTTTACGCACTGATTTGTTCCAATATTGGGGAGAAAGACCACCAAGAAAACCAAGAGAAGAGTAG
- the nth gene encoding endonuclease III: MLSKEKTMEAIEIMYDMFPEAACELTHRSPFQLLIAVILSAQATDVSVNKATPALFAAYPTPEALAAAPLDDIIQKIKTIGLYRNKAKNIKACAAQLLDQFDGKVPETREELVSLPGVGRKTANVVMGDAFGEPAIAVDTHVERVSKRLRICKLDANVMEVEQTLMRKIPKELWVKTHHTMIFFGRYHCLARNPKCDICPLLYMCQEGKSRMSAK; the protein is encoded by the coding sequence ATGCTTTCTAAAGAGAAAACAATGGAAGCAATAGAAATAATGTATGATATGTTTCCAGAAGCAGCGTGTGAACTCACGCATAGAAGTCCATTTCAACTATTGATTGCTGTTATTTTAAGTGCTCAAGCAACGGACGTTTCTGTGAATAAAGCCACACCTGCATTATTTGCCGCATATCCAACACCTGAGGCACTTGCGGCAGCTCCCTTGGATGATATCATTCAAAAAATTAAAACGATTGGTTTGTATCGAAATAAAGCAAAGAATATTAAAGCTTGTGCTGCACAATTATTAGATCAGTTTGATGGAAAAGTACCCGAAACTCGTGAAGAGTTAGTTTCTTTACCAGGTGTCGGTCGCAAAACGGCTAATGTGGTAATGGGAGATGCGTTTGGAGAACCGGCTATCGCAGTGGATACTCATGTTGAACGGGTGTCAAAACGTTTACGAATTTGCAAGCTTGATGCTAACGTAATGGAAGTCGAACAAACATTGATGAGAAAAATTCCTAAAGAACTATGGGTCAAGACGCATCATACGATGATTTTTTTCGGCCGTTATCACTGTTTAGCACGAAATCCTAAATGTGATATTTGTCCGCTTTTGTATATGTGTCAAGAAGGAAAAAGTAGAATGAGCGCAAAATAA